A window of Pusillimonas sp. T7-7 contains these coding sequences:
- a CDS encoding helix-turn-helix domain-containing protein, translating into MIELDSSITFVNQFAERLRQARNLRNLSQAKLAAACGLSQSAIANYENNIRKTPKHIFPLADALNVNPVWLGTGTGPMEPLPMSAESAYEVSDRSLPPRHGLWPFSTVSSEQYWSLPPGERNLIENTVASLIQSLQGKT; encoded by the coding sequence GTGATTGAATTAGATAGTTCAATCACATTCGTGAACCAGTTTGCAGAACGCCTTCGTCAAGCGCGAAACTTGCGCAATTTGAGCCAAGCAAAGCTTGCAGCGGCCTGCGGGCTGTCGCAAAGCGCCATCGCCAATTACGAAAACAATATACGGAAAACACCCAAGCATATTTTCCCGCTTGCCGACGCGCTGAATGTAAACCCGGTTTGGCTGGGCACCGGGACCGGTCCCATGGAGCCGCTACCCATGTCTGCAGAATCGGCCTACGAGGTTTCTGACCGCAGCTTGCCGCCACGCCATGGCCTGTGGCCGTTTTCCACGGTATCGTCCGAGCAATACTGGTCACTGCCTCCCGGTGAACGCAACCTGATCGAAAATACCGTTGCCAGCCTGATACAGTCGCTCCAGGGTAAAACCTGA
- a CDS encoding Lrp/AsnC ligand binding domain-containing protein: MRIQRTPVSTLDKLDRHILDLLQRDGRMSMTELADAVGLTVTPCIERVRRLERDGVITGYHARVSPGALDAGLLVFVEISMSSKSDRTFDDFRREILCIPQVQECHLVSGDFDYLVKARIKEISQYRNLLGDILLRLPGVTQTKSCVVMEEVKETLFIAAQQ; encoded by the coding sequence GTGAGAATACAAAGAACCCCTGTATCAACTTTAGACAAGCTCGACAGGCATATTCTGGATCTTTTGCAGCGCGATGGGCGCATGTCCATGACCGAGCTCGCCGACGCAGTGGGCCTGACGGTAACGCCTTGCATAGAGCGGGTGCGCCGCCTGGAGCGCGACGGTGTTATCACCGGCTATCACGCCAGAGTGTCGCCGGGCGCCCTGGATGCAGGCCTGCTTGTGTTTGTCGAGATATCCATGTCCAGCAAGTCGGATCGAACTTTTGATGACTTCCGGCGCGAAATTTTATGCATACCGCAGGTGCAGGAATGCCATCTGGTGTCGGGCGACTTCGACTACCTGGTCAAGGCGCGCATCAAGGAAATCAGTCAGTATCGCAACTTGCTGGGCGATATTTTGCTGCGTCTGCCGGGTGTCACCCAAACCAAAAGCTGCGTGGTCATGGAGGAGGTCAAGGAAACTTTGTTTATTGCGGCTCAGCAATGA
- a CDS encoding two-component response regulator gives MRQDLNILFFTPRARAGTAPARTEKFKAMQDSGFQVQRCITIPALHKCLQASSAEPIPPVVVLAGTLLENCSATTYLRTLHPSMGIVAMVGPEQDAEIIRLLQSGVDNYFAHNASNELLAAILFRLLARPDVGPAYTEPAPSAGANGWSLQDQAWKLVSPEGVAITLTTGERAFLVVLFRAPDRRATHRQLADAVNQDYALAASHEPQGRLGVLVSRMRQKCSGLGAPLPLKSLHNWGYMFTGPVQA, from the coding sequence ATGAGGCAAGATTTAAATATATTATTTTTTACGCCTCGAGCCAGGGCCGGCACAGCCCCGGCACGCACGGAAAAATTCAAGGCCATGCAAGACAGCGGGTTTCAAGTGCAGCGTTGCATTACTATTCCTGCGCTGCATAAGTGTCTACAGGCCAGCTCAGCAGAGCCTATTCCACCCGTTGTCGTCTTGGCAGGAACCCTGCTCGAAAACTGCTCCGCCACAACGTACTTGCGCACATTGCATCCGTCCATGGGTATAGTCGCCATGGTTGGCCCAGAGCAAGATGCCGAAATCATTCGGCTGCTGCAAAGCGGGGTCGACAATTACTTTGCGCACAACGCTTCCAACGAATTATTGGCGGCGATCCTGTTTCGCTTGCTTGCGCGGCCTGATGTCGGGCCGGCTTACACCGAACCTGCCCCAAGCGCCGGGGCAAATGGCTGGTCGCTGCAAGATCAAGCCTGGAAGCTGGTCAGCCCCGAAGGTGTTGCCATTACACTGACCACCGGCGAAAGAGCTTTCCTGGTGGTTTTGTTCCGCGCACCCGATCGTCGGGCAACACATCGTCAGCTGGCTGATGCCGTCAATCAAGACTACGCGCTGGCCGCCAGCCACGAACCCCAGGGGCGCCTGGGGGTGCTGGTCAGTCGCATGCGTCAAAAGTGTTCCGGCCTGGGGGCGCCCTTGCCCCTGAAGTCCCTGCATAACTGGGGCTATATGTTTACCGGGCCAGTTCAGGCCTAG
- the ppc gene encoding phosphoenolpyruvate carboxylase gives MNQPDAASTESTFLRNNIRQLGKTLGEVIKECEGKAAYDVIEKLRRAAVKFRREGNPADSRVLEQQIAKLPDEEANSVARAFSYFLHLSNIAEDRDQNRRQRHHELHADTPMRGSLQHALDLLHSKGVGSRKILRYLESACIVPVLTAHPTEVQRKSTLDLHREIARQLAQSDANLTPSERKLLDQTLTGLVATLWQTRMLRRQKLTVLDEIDNALTYYTSTFLTAIPRLYQDLATRLRPERKHFDIKTRPLPPFLQMGSWIGGDRDGNPNVDASTLEQALLRQSTHVLRHYLQEIKTLGTELSLSRTLGTASPELLALSLVSQDNSAHRVDEPYRRAFIHLYARLAATSVALAERQLALRPTYDAPPYETPADFQHDLQIIADSLDQHHGSLIAQLRLSGLLQAVSIFGFHLASVDLRQSSDVHERVLTELFKAAGVRLNNKPVNYSALSEEDRISLLREEVRQIRPLASPWISYTPETEKELAILRMAAACRRKYGAAAIRQSIVSHTETLSDLLEVLVLQQETGLIAPDAGKASHQGADGLMVVPLFETIPDLMRGPQIMDDWLGLPEVAKRIQNTHDGVQEVMLGYSDSNKDGGYLTSNWSLYYAERQLVQVFKKRKVRLRLFHGRGGSVARGGGPSFDAIQAQPPGTVNGQIRLTEQGEVIQGKYKDSEVGRWHLENFVAAVLETSLATGPSASQTEDKNMSRFGSAMDTMSDAAQQSYRDLVYGTPGFNDYFFASTPILEIAGLNIGSRPASRKSSQKIEDLRAIPWGFSWAQCRLMLTGWYGMGTALHNYIENGSAGAPATPELRLAQLQEMADIWPFFRTLLSNMEQVLAKTDLGIARRYASLVPDKKLRKHVFGRIEAEFDLTLDMFRKISRHELLAKDELLGAALSERFAYIDPLNHLQVELLQRHRQAHESQSDDEESRSQRAIHMTINGIAAGLRNSG, from the coding sequence GTGAATCAGCCAGACGCCGCCAGTACGGAATCCACCTTCCTGCGCAACAATATCCGACAGCTTGGAAAGACCCTCGGAGAAGTCATCAAAGAATGCGAAGGCAAGGCGGCCTACGATGTCATCGAAAAACTGCGGCGCGCAGCCGTGAAATTCCGGCGCGAAGGCAACCCGGCAGACAGCCGGGTGCTGGAGCAGCAAATCGCCAAGCTCCCCGACGAAGAGGCCAACTCGGTCGCCCGGGCATTCAGCTATTTCCTGCATCTATCCAATATTGCCGAAGATCGCGACCAGAACCGGCGCCAGCGGCATCACGAACTGCATGCAGACACACCCATGCGCGGCAGCCTGCAACACGCGCTTGATCTGCTGCACAGCAAAGGGGTGGGCAGTCGTAAAATATTGCGCTACCTTGAAAGCGCCTGCATTGTTCCAGTGCTGACTGCGCATCCAACTGAAGTCCAGCGCAAGAGCACGCTGGATCTACATCGTGAAATCGCCCGGCAGCTGGCACAAAGCGACGCCAACCTGACACCTTCAGAGCGAAAGCTGCTGGACCAAACCCTGACGGGGCTGGTCGCCACGCTATGGCAGACACGCATGCTGCGGCGCCAGAAGCTGACCGTGCTTGACGAAATCGACAACGCCCTGACCTACTACACCAGCACCTTCCTGACCGCCATACCGCGCCTGTACCAGGATCTGGCCACACGTTTGCGGCCAGAACGCAAACACTTCGACATCAAAACCCGGCCGCTGCCGCCATTTCTGCAAATGGGCAGCTGGATAGGCGGCGACCGCGACGGCAATCCCAATGTTGATGCGTCAACACTAGAGCAAGCCCTGCTCAGGCAATCCACTCACGTTCTGCGGCACTACCTGCAGGAAATCAAAACACTGGGCACAGAATTATCCTTGTCCCGGACCCTGGGCACGGCCAGCCCGGAGCTGCTTGCGCTATCCCTGGTCAGCCAAGACAACTCGGCACACCGGGTCGACGAACCCTACCGGCGCGCCTTCATACATCTATATGCCCGCCTCGCAGCCACTTCCGTAGCCTTGGCCGAGCGTCAGCTGGCCTTGCGCCCCACCTACGATGCGCCGCCTTACGAAACCCCTGCCGACTTCCAGCACGACCTGCAAATTATTGCCGATTCGCTCGACCAGCATCATGGCAGCCTGATCGCTCAGCTGCGTCTTTCAGGCCTGTTGCAGGCTGTCAGCATTTTTGGTTTTCATCTTGCCAGCGTTGATCTGCGCCAAAGCTCCGACGTGCATGAACGGGTACTGACCGAGCTCTTCAAGGCGGCAGGCGTTCGCCTGAACAACAAGCCTGTCAATTACAGCGCCCTGTCGGAAGAGGATCGCATCAGCCTGTTGCGCGAAGAGGTCCGGCAGATCCGTCCCCTGGCATCACCCTGGATCTCGTATACGCCCGAGACCGAGAAGGAGCTGGCCATCCTGCGCATGGCCGCTGCTTGCCGTCGTAAATATGGCGCCGCTGCCATCCGCCAATCCATTGTGTCGCATACCGAGACACTCAGCGATCTGCTGGAAGTGCTGGTGCTGCAGCAGGAAACCGGCCTGATTGCACCGGATGCGGGCAAGGCGTCCCATCAGGGCGCAGACGGCTTGATGGTTGTTCCCTTGTTCGAAACCATACCTGACCTGATGCGAGGCCCCCAGATCATGGATGACTGGCTGGGTCTGCCCGAGGTGGCCAAACGTATACAAAACACCCATGACGGCGTCCAGGAAGTCATGCTGGGCTACTCCGACAGCAACAAGGACGGCGGCTACCTAACCTCCAACTGGTCGCTGTATTATGCCGAACGGCAACTGGTGCAAGTATTCAAGAAACGCAAGGTGCGACTACGCCTGTTCCACGGCCGCGGCGGTTCGGTCGCGCGGGGCGGCGGCCCCAGCTTTGACGCCATACAGGCACAGCCTCCTGGTACGGTCAACGGTCAAATACGCTTGACCGAACAGGGTGAAGTCATACAAGGCAAGTACAAAGATAGCGAAGTCGGGCGCTGGCACCTGGAAAACTTCGTCGCAGCCGTGCTGGAAACCAGCCTGGCCACAGGCCCGTCCGCATCGCAGACCGAAGACAAGAATATGTCACGGTTTGGCTCGGCCATGGACACCATGTCAGATGCCGCTCAACAAAGCTACCGCGATCTGGTCTATGGCACACCGGGCTTCAACGATTACTTCTTTGCCTCGACGCCTATCCTGGAAATCGCGGGCCTTAACATCGGCTCACGCCCCGCATCACGCAAATCCAGCCAGAAGATTGAAGATCTGCGTGCAATACCGTGGGGATTTTCCTGGGCACAGTGCCGCTTGATGCTGACTGGCTGGTACGGCATGGGCACGGCTCTGCACAACTATATTGAAAACGGTAGTGCCGGCGCGCCGGCTACGCCCGAGCTGCGTCTTGCGCAGCTGCAGGAAATGGCCGATATATGGCCTTTCTTCAGAACCCTGCTGTCGAATATGGAACAGGTGCTGGCCAAGACAGACCTGGGAATTGCCCGCCGATATGCCAGCCTGGTGCCCGACAAGAAGTTGCGCAAGCATGTGTTTGGCCGCATCGAGGCCGAGTTTGATCTGACTCTGGATATGTTCAGGAAGATAAGCCGGCATGAGCTGCTGGCCAAAGATGAACTGCTGGGCGCCGCACTGAGCGAACGCTTTGCGTATATAGACCCGCTGAATCACCTGCAAGTAGAGCTGTTGCAACGCCATCGCCAGGCCCATGAGAGCCAGAGCGACGATGAAGAAAGCCGCAGCCAACGGGCCATACACATGACCATCAATGGCATTGCGGCTGGATTAAGAAACTCCGGCTAG
- a CDS encoding OmpA family protein — translation MKVSMRAGRVTTLVAVVALMAGCANMNEMGTGGKTAVGAGAGAAVGAGLGALIGDSSKAALIGAGIGAVAGGIAGYNWKTVKNDVEKSGASSLGVDVTEMPDGTLRVNIPSNVSFDTGKYALKPALLPVLDSVARALVQHPELRAKSIGYTDSTGSAQVNQTLSVNRARAVANYLSDKGVPVGNLTAEGRGPSNPVGDNATAEGRAMNRRVELYLYAVQQ, via the coding sequence ATGAAAGTATCTATGCGTGCTGGACGAGTAACTACCCTCGTAGCCGTTGTGGCACTAATGGCAGGTTGCGCCAATATGAACGAGATGGGCACTGGCGGCAAGACTGCTGTTGGCGCTGGCGCTGGCGCCGCGGTAGGTGCTGGCCTGGGAGCTCTGATTGGCGATAGCAGCAAGGCGGCTCTTATTGGTGCGGGTATAGGCGCGGTTGCTGGCGGTATTGCGGGCTATAACTGGAAAACCGTCAAGAATGATGTGGAAAAATCAGGCGCCAGCAGCTTGGGCGTTGATGTTACCGAGATGCCTGATGGCACCCTGCGCGTGAATATTCCCAGCAATGTCTCGTTTGACACGGGCAAGTATGCGCTGAAGCCCGCCTTGTTGCCCGTGCTCGATAGCGTAGCCCGTGCCCTGGTGCAGCATCCGGAACTGCGAGCTAAATCCATCGGCTATACCGATAGCACGGGCTCGGCGCAAGTGAACCAAACTTTGTCGGTGAACCGCGCTCGCGCAGTGGCCAACTATCTGTCTGACAAGGGCGTGCCTGTCGGCAACTTGACGGCTGAAGGCCGTGGCCCCAGCAACCCTGTAGGCGATAACGCAACGGCCGAAGGCCGGGCAATGAACCGCCGGGTCGAGCTGTATCTGTACGCTGTACAGCAGTAA
- a CDS encoding sodium:solute symporter family protein — protein MQEADFFQLSTSTALLLLVGFYGLTFLLSLTIGKKKENVDGYMVSNNAIGFGLSAASMIATWIWAASFYASATSGYRYGLSGPIHYGLWGALMILFIYPYGRRFRKLAPKAHTLAEVMQARHGTSSQLIMAVSNLIGSCISLMVNFTAAGALVSVLSPLSFIQGVLIAGLGVLSYTLWSGFRASVMTDFAQLIAMILAAVVIIPMIFFNAGGTEMLVANLGNLTAEQGNFFSTTAILEQGAPYFVAVLAYAIGNQTIAQRLFAVREDLIKSTFLTATIGYGAVVIGLGMLGLLALLVGLEPAAGNMNNIIPQMASTYLPPVGIALFFILVVGSLSSTADSDLSALSAIVMTDVYGKNLARGKPDPRRMLWWGRATMVVATMLGVIFASLRLDILVMLVFVGALWGAIVFPVIASCYWNRVTNKAFTTAVVAAVLLFTTARFELLPLEGAVGVFFELCASAGLGVVIGLMTFAFFNLKFAIVLGALAAFGSLPFTIGFLRDYEVLLSSLTAYGVSTVVCVAISLRSNERFDFDLLAERVTSFHHEDEKRPAGRSGVVLNGGTAAARA, from the coding sequence ATGCAAGAGGCTGATTTTTTTCAACTGTCGACCTCCACAGCGTTACTGTTGCTGGTGGGTTTCTATGGGCTGACGTTTCTGCTTTCGCTGACAATAGGCAAAAAGAAAGAGAACGTCGATGGCTATATGGTGTCGAATAATGCCATTGGTTTTGGCTTGTCGGCTGCCAGCATGATCGCCACGTGGATTTGGGCGGCATCGTTTTATGCCAGCGCAACGTCGGGGTACCGCTACGGATTGTCGGGGCCCATACATTACGGTTTATGGGGCGCCTTGATGATTCTTTTCATCTATCCCTATGGCCGGCGCTTTCGCAAGCTGGCGCCCAAGGCGCATACGCTGGCGGAGGTCATGCAGGCCAGGCACGGCACATCCAGCCAGTTGATCATGGCCGTCTCGAACTTGATAGGCAGCTGCATTAGCCTGATGGTCAACTTCACGGCTGCGGGTGCGCTGGTTTCAGTACTGAGCCCGCTCAGCTTCATACAAGGTGTCTTGATTGCCGGGCTGGGTGTGCTGTCGTATACCTTGTGGTCGGGTTTTCGTGCTTCAGTCATGACAGATTTTGCACAGTTGATTGCCATGATTCTTGCCGCGGTCGTGATCATTCCAATGATTTTCTTCAATGCCGGTGGTACCGAGATGCTGGTGGCGAACCTGGGCAATCTGACCGCCGAGCAAGGCAATTTCTTTTCGACCACAGCCATACTTGAGCAGGGTGCACCGTACTTTGTGGCCGTCCTGGCCTATGCCATAGGCAATCAGACCATTGCGCAGCGCCTGTTTGCGGTGCGTGAGGACTTGATCAAGTCCACCTTCCTGACCGCAACGATAGGCTATGGCGCCGTGGTGATCGGCCTGGGTATGTTGGGCTTGTTGGCCTTGCTGGTTGGGCTGGAACCGGCCGCTGGCAACATGAACAATATTATTCCGCAAATGGCGTCCACCTACCTGCCGCCCGTCGGCATTGCGCTGTTTTTCATCCTGGTGGTGGGTTCGCTCTCGTCGACGGCCGATTCCGACTTGTCGGCGCTGTCAGCCATTGTGATGACTGACGTTTATGGCAAGAACCTGGCAAGAGGCAAACCCGATCCCAGGCGCATGCTGTGGTGGGGCCGTGCCACCATGGTTGTTGCCACTATGCTGGGTGTGATCTTTGCCAGCCTGCGACTGGATATCCTGGTGATGCTGGTGTTTGTTGGGGCCTTGTGGGGCGCTATCGTTTTCCCGGTCATCGCAAGCTGCTACTGGAATCGGGTCACCAATAAAGCCTTCACCACAGCGGTGGTGGCAGCGGTATTGTTGTTCACGACGGCGCGTTTCGAGCTGTTGCCGCTGGAAGGTGCAGTCGGCGTTTTCTTCGAACTGTGCGCATCGGCAGGTTTGGGGGTCGTAATTGGTTTGATGACCTTCGCGTTCTTTAACCTCAAGTTTGCGATTGTGCTGGGCGCGCTGGCTGCCTTTGGGTCGCTGCCATTCACGATTGGCTTCTTGCGTGACTATGAGGTATTGCTCAGTTCGTTGACCGCCTACGGGGTCAGTACTGTTGTGTGCGTAGCCATCAGCCTGCGCAGCAACGAGCGTTTTGATTTCGATCTGCTGGCTGAACGGGTGACATCGTTTCACCATGAAGACGAGAAGCGTCCTGCAGGCCGTTCTGGCGTCGTTTTGAATGGCGGCACAGCTGCCGCTCGAGCTTGA
- a CDS encoding D-amino acid dehydrogenase has protein sequence MKIIVLGAGAVGISSAYYLARQGHEVTVIERLAGPALETSFANAGQVSYGYSSPWAAPGVPLKAVKWMFAKHPPLTIRPDGSLFQLQWIYKMWRNCTASRYATNKERMLRLSSYSRLCLDTLRDEIGIQYEGRRQGTLQVFRTQQQLDAAGQDMEVLHDAGIRYELLGRDELERAEPALALTKNKLMGGLRTPNDETGDCKLFTTKLAAEAEKIGVSFRYGTNIKALHASGSGITGVETDAGLMTADAYVVALGSWSTKLLKHIGKLPVYPLKGYSITVPIADESRAPVSTLLDESYKIAVTRFDQRIRVGGMAEIVGFDKRLDERRRKTLEMVLSDLFPGSYAPGDVSFWTGLRPKTPDSTPIVGSTRLPNLFLNTGHGTLGWTMACGSGQLIADIVSGKPTAIRSDDLSIHRYQS, from the coding sequence ATGAAAATCATCGTGTTAGGAGCTGGTGCGGTCGGCATTAGCAGCGCCTATTACTTGGCCCGGCAAGGCCATGAGGTCACCGTCATCGAGCGCCTGGCCGGACCTGCGCTGGAAACCAGTTTTGCCAATGCGGGGCAAGTATCTTACGGCTACTCCAGCCCCTGGGCCGCTCCTGGCGTGCCGCTCAAGGCGGTCAAGTGGATGTTTGCCAAACACCCACCACTGACCATACGGCCCGATGGATCCCTGTTCCAGCTGCAATGGATCTATAAAATGTGGCGCAATTGCACTGCCAGCCGTTACGCGACCAATAAAGAACGCATGCTCAGGCTGTCGAGCTACAGCCGTCTTTGTCTGGACACGCTACGCGACGAAATCGGCATTCAATATGAAGGGCGCCGCCAAGGCACCCTGCAGGTATTTCGCACACAGCAACAGCTGGATGCCGCCGGCCAAGACATGGAAGTGCTGCACGACGCAGGCATACGCTACGAACTGCTGGGACGAGACGAGCTGGAAAGAGCCGAACCGGCACTGGCCCTCACCAAAAACAAGCTGATGGGCGGGCTGCGCACACCCAACGACGAAACCGGCGACTGCAAGCTGTTCACCACCAAACTGGCAGCCGAAGCCGAAAAGATCGGTGTCAGTTTTCGCTACGGCACCAACATAAAAGCTCTACATGCCAGCGGCTCTGGCATCACCGGCGTGGAAACAGACGCGGGCCTGATGACTGCCGACGCCTACGTCGTTGCACTCGGTTCGTGGTCAACAAAGCTGCTCAAGCATATAGGCAAGCTGCCGGTGTATCCGCTGAAAGGCTATTCAATCACTGTTCCCATCGCCGATGAAAGCCGCGCACCGGTCTCTACCTTGCTGGATGAGAGCTATAAAATCGCGGTGACCCGCTTCGATCAACGCATACGCGTGGGCGGCATGGCTGAAATCGTAGGCTTCGACAAGCGCCTGGATGAGCGGCGCCGCAAGACACTTGAAATGGTGTTGAGCGACCTGTTTCCGGGCAGCTATGCACCTGGCGACGTGTCATTCTGGACCGGCTTACGCCCCAAGACACCCGACAGCACCCCAATAGTTGGCTCCACCCGATTGCCTAATCTTTTCCTGAACACCGGCCACGGTACTTTGGGCTGGACTATGGCCTGCGGCAGCGGCCAACTGATTGCGGATATTGTGTCGGGCAAGCCTACCGCCATACGTAGCGACGACCTGTCGATACATAGATACCAGTCGTGA
- a CDS encoding putative transporter small subunit → MPTMLLTVYILVWPVLSAAVLLMLIVALVRDMRAARKDGDGMI, encoded by the coding sequence ATGCCTACTATGTTATTGACCGTTTATATTCTGGTCTGGCCTGTGCTTTCAGCAGCGGTCCTGTTGATGCTGATTGTTGCACTGGTCCGCGACATGCGCGCCGCTCGTAAAGATGGCGACGGCATGATCTAA